Proteins encoded in a region of the Aulosira sp. FACHB-615 genome:
- a CDS encoding CHAT domain-containing protein yields MNEQRQQAYLNLIRSLLDSSSGEEPEILAANQELLDAGFVQTVEEVAQMCSQHGDEKTANRLQSLAMQLREALNINTKVDSQSLSEEEIQVYFQFLMQVIQAIVESEGNPQVVYPLLINNIDKLDEVLAERLHQWRTNRITEVATDEEKYLLAISICVFSDLIAQFPLGNKACNIEIAIAGYEIALTVFTHEAFPEYWALAQNNLGNAYRERIVGDKANNIEQSVACSQAALTFLTREAFPYEWALTQNNLGHAYGERIHGDKTNNIEQSIAAFQAALKVYTREAFPRDWATTQNGLGIAYFDRIRGDKAKNIEQSVNAYQAALSILTHEAFPYEWAMTQMNLGNAYRERVSGDKANNIEQSITAYQAALSIYTREAFPYEWVKTQVSLGTAYRKRILGDKANNIEQSITAYQAALNIYTRKTFPQEWALIQIGLGSAYHERILGDKANNIEQSIAACQAVLEFYTREAFPQAWADTQNILGNAYRERILGDKANNIEQSIAAYQAALNIHTREAFPESWAMIQNNLGAAYRERIVGDRASNIERNIAAYQAALNIYTPEAFPERWAWTQNNLGLAYLERKLGNQDDNIERSIAAFQAALSVYTREVFPQEWALAQNNLGIAYIKRILGDETNNLEQSIAALQASLEVYTRKAFPQYWARSQGNLGVAYTNRILGDKANNIESGIAAYQAALEVYTREAFPQEWAQMQERLGNAYLKRILGDKANNIEQGIAAYQAALEVYTHETFPEEWAQMQKQLGNTYLNRIQGDKVENTQFAITAYEAAINGAEFLREQIISGDTTKQKLAEEWTTSYIRIVQAYLELGDFTKAIEYAERSKTRNLVELILKRDSKTIFPSDVFAQLEQLRDKITRGQDRIQNATDENHKLLAEHLQKLRQQRNELQDRYLPVAYGFKLDKFQATLDEKTTIIEWYVTRAGFETFIITRNSIQCLGISKLGEIKYVANWIGEYFNAYYETKIEWINSLTFRLNNLAKILQLEEITKLIPKNCTHLVLIPHLLLHLFPLHTLPLNDGELLYERFPDGVSYAPSLQILQQLQMRDRPDFKNLFAIQNPTEDLNYTDLEVQVIQSYFHTANVLKKTAATLTAINNSDLNTYHCAHFSCHGYFNLTNASKSALILADSPAADTPIKPDSERYLNVRAGETHDLDKCLTLDKIFSLKLEKCRLVTLSACETGLIDFENTSDEYIGLPSGFLLAGSKAVVSSLWTVSDLSTAFLMMKFYENLQTLNSVSLALNQAQQWLRNLTTEEFEALLVKYDSQIEEIFAQLPEEKRLVARAILRRMCRRKPHPFAAPFYWAGFTATGL; encoded by the coding sequence ATGAACGAACAGCGTCAGCAAGCCTATCTCAACCTCATTCGCAGCCTGTTAGATTCCTCCAGTGGTGAAGAACCAGAGATTTTAGCAGCAAACCAAGAATTACTTGATGCTGGCTTTGTGCAGACAGTAGAAGAAGTAGCACAGATGTGTTCCCAACATGGAGATGAGAAGACAGCAAATAGGTTGCAAAGTTTGGCAATGCAACTTAGAGAAGCGTTGAATATAAATACTAAAGTAGATTCGCAATCTCTTAGTGAAGAGGAAATACAGGTATATTTCCAATTCTTGATGCAGGTAATACAAGCAATTGTGGAAAGTGAAGGTAATCCCCAGGTAGTTTACCCCTTGCTTATAAATAATATAGATAAACTCGATGAGGTGTTGGCAGAAAGATTGCACCAGTGGAGAACAAATAGAATTACAGAAGTGGCAACAGACGAGGAAAAATATCTACTAGCAATATCTATTTGTGTATTTAGCGATCTAATAGCGCAGTTCCCCTTGGGTAATAAAGCTTGCAACATCGAAATTGCTATCGCTGGCTATGAAATAGCATTAACTGTATTTACCCACGAAGCTTTTCCTGAATATTGGGCACTAGCGCAAAATAATTTGGGAAATGCTTACCGTGAGAGAATAGTAGGCGACAAAGCAAATAACATCGAACAAAGTGTTGCTTGCAGCCAAGCAGCTTTAACTTTTTTGACTCGTGAGGCTTTTCCCTATGAATGGGCGCTAACGCAAAATAATTTAGGACATGCTTATGGTGAGAGAATACATGGAGACAAAACAAATAACATTGAACAAAGTATCGCTGCATTCCAAGCTGCTTTAAAAGTTTATACTCGCGAAGCTTTTCCTAGAGATTGGGCAACGACACAAAATGGCTTGGGAATTGCTTACTTTGATAGAATACGTGGAGACAAAGCCAAAAACATTGAGCAAAGCGTCAATGCTTATCAAGCAGCTTTAAGTATTTTAACTCATGAAGCTTTTCCCTATGAATGGGCAATGACACAAATGAATTTGGGAAATGCTTACCGCGAGAGAGTAAGTGGAGACAAAGCAAATAACATTGAACAAAGCATCACTGCTTATCAAGCAGCTTTAAGTATTTACACTCGTGAAGCTTTTCCCTATGAATGGGTAAAGACGCAAGTTAGTTTAGGAACTGCTTATCGTAAAAGAATACTTGGAGATAAAGCCAATAACATCGAACAAAGCATCACTGCATACCAAGCAGCTCTAAATATTTATACTCGTAAAACTTTTCCCCAAGAGTGGGCACTAATCCAAATTGGATTGGGATCTGCTTATCATGAAAGAATACTTGGAGACAAAGCCAATAATATCGAGCAAAGTATTGCTGCGTGCCAAGCTGTTTTAGAATTTTATACTCGCGAAGCTTTTCCCCAAGCATGGGCAGATACACAAAATATTTTGGGAAATGCTTATCGTGAAAGAATACTTGGAGACAAAGCCAATAATATCGAACAAAGCATCGCTGCATACCAAGCAGCTCTAAATATTCATACTCGTGAAGCTTTTCCTGAAAGTTGGGCGATGATACAAAATAATTTGGGAGCTGCTTATCGTGAGAGAATAGTAGGCGATAGAGCAAGCAACATAGAGCGAAACATCGCTGCATACCAAGCGGCTCTAAATATTTACACTCCTGAAGCTTTTCCTGAACGTTGGGCATGGACGCAAAATAACTTGGGACTTGCTTATCTTGAGAGGAAACTAGGGAATCAGGACGACAACATAGAGCGAAGCATTGCTGCATTCCAAGCCGCTTTAAGTGTTTATACTCGTGAAGTTTTTCCCCAAGAATGGGCACTAGCACAAAATAATTTGGGAATTGCCTACATTAAGAGAATACTAGGAGACGAAACCAACAACCTTGAACAAAGCATTGCTGCTCTTCAAGCTTCTTTAGAAGTTTATACTCGCAAAGCTTTTCCCCAATATTGGGCACGGAGTCAAGGTAATTTGGGAGTTGCTTACACTAACAGAATACTGGGAGACAAAGCCAATAATATTGAGTCAGGTATTGCTGCATACCAAGCTGCTTTAGAAGTTTATACTCGCGAAGCTTTTCCCCAAGAATGGGCACAAATGCAAGAGCGGTTGGGAAATGCTTACCTTAAAAGAATACTGGGAGACAAAGCCAATAATATTGAGCAAGGTATTGCTGCATACCAAGCTGCTTTAGAAGTTTATACTCATGAAACTTTTCCCGAAGAATGGGCACAAATGCAAAAACAATTGGGAAATACTTACCTTAACAGAATACAAGGAGACAAAGTAGAAAATACTCAATTTGCAATCACAGCTTACGAAGCAGCGATTAACGGTGCAGAATTTTTAAGGGAACAGATAATTTCTGGAGATACGACTAAACAGAAATTAGCAGAAGAATGGACTACCTCTTACATTCGCATAGTACAAGCTTACCTTGAATTGGGCGATTTCACCAAAGCAATAGAATACGCCGAACGCAGCAAAACCCGTAACTTAGTTGAACTTATCCTCAAACGTGACTCTAAAACCATTTTCCCATCAGATGTGTTCGCGCAATTAGAACAGCTACGAGACAAAATCACTAGAGGACAAGATAGAATCCAAAATGCCACAGATGAAAATCATAAACTTTTAGCCGAGCATCTACAAAAACTAAGACAGCAGCGCAATGAATTGCAAGACAGATATTTACCAGTTGCTTATGGCTTTAAGTTAGACAAATTCCAAGCGACTTTAGATGAAAAGACTACGATTATAGAGTGGTACGTTACCCGTGCAGGTTTTGAAACTTTTATTATTACTCGTAATAGTATCCAATGCCTGGGCATATCTAAACTAGGTGAGATAAAGTACGTGGCTAATTGGATAGGTGAGTATTTCAATGCATATTACGAAACTAAAATAGAGTGGATAAATAGTCTTACCTTTCGCCTCAATAACCTTGCAAAAATCCTACAATTAGAAGAAATTACCAAGCTAATACCCAAAAATTGCACCCATCTTGTCCTTATTCCTCATCTTTTGCTACATTTATTTCCCCTCCACACACTCCCCCTAAATGACGGTGAACTATTATACGAAAGATTCCCCGATGGTGTAAGCTATGCTCCCAGCTTACAAATCTTGCAACAATTACAAATGCGCGATCGCCCAGATTTTAAAAACCTATTTGCCATCCAAAACCCCACAGAAGATTTAAACTACACCGACTTAGAAGTACAAGTTATTCAAAGCTACTTTCATACTGCCAACGTCCTGAAAAAAACAGCAGCAACACTCACCGCAATTAATAATTCTGACTTAAATACTTATCACTGCGCCCACTTTAGCTGCCACGGCTATTTTAATTTAACAAATGCCAGTAAATCAGCATTAATTTTGGCAGATTCACCCGCCGCAGACACCCCAATAAAACCTGACTCCGAACGTTATCTAAATGTACGAGCAGGAGAAACCCATGATTTAGACAAATGTCTTACCCTAGATAAAATCTTCAGTCTCAAATTAGAAAAATGTCGCCTCGTCACCCTTTCCGCTTGCGAAACTGGATTGATTGATTTTGAAAATACCAGCGACGAATATATTGGTTTACCTAGTGGTTTTCTGTTAGCAGGTAGTAAAGCTGTAGTCAGTAGTTTATGGACTGTTAGCGATTTATCTACAGCATTTTTGATGATGAAATTTTATGAAAATCTGCAAACCCTAAATAGTGTCTCCCTTGCACTCAATCAAGCACAGCAATGGTTGAGAAATTTAACAACGGAGGAATTTGAAGCACTATTGGTTAAATACGATTCACAAATTGAAGAAATTTTTGCTCAACTCCCAGAAGAAAAGCGTTTAGTTGCAAGAGCAATATTAAGAAGAATGTGCAGGCGTAAACCCCATCCTTTTGCAGCACCATTTTACTGGGCAGGATTTACAGCTACAGGGCTTTAA
- a CDS encoding XisI protein, whose product MDTLEKYQKIIDKILSEYIKIPYANRQLEIKLIIDRTATNYIVMTLGWEGEERVHGCIIHIEIIDGKIWIQRDGTEYGIANELVAAGIPKDKIVLAFYPQDVRHYTDFAIA is encoded by the coding sequence ATGGATACCTTAGAAAAATATCAAAAAATCATTGACAAGATTCTGAGTGAGTATATAAAAATACCTTACGCTAATCGTCAATTAGAAATAAAGCTGATCATTGATCGCACAGCTACCAATTACATAGTCATGACTTTGGGATGGGAGGGAGAAGAAAGAGTTCATGGTTGTATTATCCATATTGAAATTATTGATGGAAAAATTTGGATTCAGCGTGACGGTACTGAATATGGCATTGCCAATGAACTCGTAGCCGCAGGAATTCCCAAAGATAAAATTGTTTTAGCTTTTTATCCACAGGATGTTAGACACTATACTGATTTTGCGATCGCTTGA
- a CDS encoding DUF4351 domain-containing protein: MSYDNTCKYLAETYPAEFAKWLLASDTTDNIQVLKTELTLEPIRADSVTFIQIANQILHIEFQTTPQSIPPLDFRMLDYYIRLKRQYFWCEIHQVLIFLQPTSSEIVYNTQYTDSNTIHKYRVIRLWEEEPTQLLANPALLPLATLAKSNSPQALLEQVAAAVDMIEETDERQNISACVQMIAGLRFEKNLITQIFREEIMQESVIYQDILQKGEERGKKKEALQLILRQLTRRFDAVNPRIEEQIQALSITQLEDLAEALLDFASQNDLENYLVNLSQSS; this comes from the coding sequence TTGAGTTACGATAACACCTGCAAATACCTAGCCGAAACTTATCCTGCCGAGTTTGCCAAATGGTTACTTGCATCTGACACTACAGATAATATTCAAGTACTCAAAACCGAACTTACCCTGGAACCAATTCGTGCTGATTCGGTGACATTCATACAAATCGCCAATCAAATCTTACACATCGAGTTCCAAACTACACCCCAATCAATACCACCACTTGATTTTAGAATGCTAGATTATTACATCAGATTAAAACGTCAATACTTCTGGTGTGAAATTCATCAAGTGTTAATCTTCTTGCAACCAACATCTTCAGAAATTGTGTATAACACTCAATACACAGACAGCAACACCATACACAAATATCGAGTGATTCGCTTATGGGAAGAAGAACCCACACAACTGTTAGCCAACCCTGCACTGTTACCACTAGCGACATTAGCTAAAAGCAACTCACCCCAAGCATTATTAGAGCAAGTGGCGGCAGCTGTCGATATGATTGAAGAAACAGATGAGCGACAAAATATCTCAGCTTGTGTTCAAATGATAGCTGGTTTGCGGTTTGAGAAAAACTTAATTACACAAATTTTCAGGGAGGAGATTATGCAAGAGTCTGTAATTTACCAAGATATTTTGCAAAAGGGAGAAGAACGTGGAAAGAAAAAAGAAGCGTTACAACTTATCTTACGTCAGTTAACACGTCGCTTTGATGCAGTTAATCCACGGATAGAAGAGCAAATTCAGGCTTTATCTATTACTCAATTGGAAGATTTAGCAGAGGCGTTATTAGATTTTGCTAGTCAAAATGATTTAGAGAATTACTTAGTAAACCTCTCTCAATCTAGTTGA
- a CDS encoding GNAT family N-acetyltransferase, with product MSEIETPRLRLRHFVTDDFDDLFRIYSDTEVMKYLSPRNKEQTQASLHKHIQHWQQHNFGMWAVVYKDNGKLIGRCGLGFLDNTSEVELGYVFDKSYWNMGICTEAATATIKYGFAEARLNRIVAIAHPDNIASVRVIQKVGMKYEKNARFYNVDVVYYALNQEAWQLRQFS from the coding sequence ATGTCAGAGATAGAAACTCCCAGGCTGCGGTTAAGACACTTCGTCACAGATGACTTTGATGATCTGTTCCGTATATACAGTGATACAGAAGTCATGAAATACCTCTCCCCAAGAAATAAGGAGCAAACACAAGCCAGCTTACACAAACATATCCAGCATTGGCAACAACATAATTTTGGTATGTGGGCAGTAGTTTACAAAGATAACGGTAAACTGATTGGGCGTTGCGGGCTAGGTTTTTTGGACAATACCTCAGAAGTTGAACTGGGTTACGTGTTTGATAAATCTTACTGGAATATGGGAATTTGCACGGAAGCCGCCACCGCAACAATAAAATATGGGTTTGCAGAAGCTAGATTAAATCGTATAGTAGCGATCGCTCATCCAGACAACATCGCCTCAGTGCGTGTCATTCAAAAAGTTGGCATGAAATACGAAAAAAACGCCCGTTTCTACAATGTAGATGTGGTTTACTATGCACTCAACCAAGAAGCGTGGCAATTGAGACAATTTAGCTAA
- a CDS encoding ABC transporter ATP-binding protein — translation MSIYQPRKKSYRRERSHSNDWRLFLRLVPYARRHLRLLTLAIILLVPIALASAIQPLLIGQAISLIRNEPSTYEFLRNLPLWQGINILEGFILVAIVTRLFFTSIQGYLLQKLGQNITAAIRQDLFKHVTSLAVRFFDRTPVGKLITRLTSDVEILGDVFSTGAIGIVSDIFSMVVIIGIMLSIQWQLACLLLLILLPVTWLIIYFQQQYRKANYKARDELSLLNSQLQENIVGINVVQLFRREKINAELFRTVNNRYVDQMDQTIFYDSAVSATLEWIGLVAIAGVLWMGGWLLLEQSLTFGVLSAFILYAQRLFDPLRDFAEKFTVIQAGFTAIERINDILDEPIEIRDLNNQRFSVFDHSFGYIDEIIAEMEAQTFNSAPELGEIRFEHVWFAYKDDDFVIKDLDFVIRPGEKIALVGPTGAGKSSIIRLLCRLYEPTQGRILIDGVDIREVPQADLRRYMAVILQEGFLFAGDVKSNITLGDRYTFEEIELAAQNTNIAQFIEELPQGYNTQLRERGTNLSSGQKQLLAFARAAIRSPQILVLDEATASLDVNTEALIQQSLNQLLVRRTAIIIAHRLSTIRNVDRIFVLKRGELIEQGSHEELLEQGGMYATLHNLQMLGI, via the coding sequence ATGAGCATCTACCAACCCCGAAAAAAATCTTACAGAAGAGAGCGATCGCATAGCAATGACTGGCGATTATTTTTACGTTTAGTTCCCTATGCCCGCCGTCATCTTAGATTGCTGACTTTGGCAATAATCTTGCTTGTGCCGATCGCCTTAGCAAGTGCCATACAACCATTGTTGATTGGGCAAGCTATTTCTCTGATTCGCAATGAGCCAAGTACTTATGAGTTTCTCAGGAATCTGCCGTTATGGCAAGGCATCAATATTCTGGAAGGCTTTATATTGGTTGCCATTGTCACCCGATTATTTTTCACCAGTATTCAAGGCTATCTACTCCAGAAATTAGGACAAAATATCACAGCCGCCATTCGACAGGACTTGTTTAAGCATGTCACATCTTTGGCAGTCCGCTTTTTTGACCGTACACCAGTTGGCAAATTAATTACCAGACTCACCAGTGATGTAGAAATTTTGGGAGATGTATTTTCTACTGGAGCAATTGGCATAGTCTCCGATATATTTTCGATGGTGGTGATTATTGGGATTATGTTGTCTATTCAGTGGCAACTTGCTTGTTTGCTGCTGTTAATCTTGTTACCTGTTACCTGGTTAATTATTTACTTTCAGCAACAGTACCGCAAAGCCAATTACAAAGCGCGGGATGAACTATCGTTGTTAAATTCCCAGCTACAAGAAAATATTGTTGGGATTAATGTAGTGCAGTTGTTTCGGCGAGAAAAAATTAACGCAGAGTTGTTTCGTACTGTTAACAACCGCTACGTTGACCAAATGGATCAAACCATATTTTATGATTCAGCCGTTTCAGCTACCTTGGAATGGATTGGCTTAGTTGCGATCGCTGGTGTATTGTGGATGGGTGGTTGGTTACTTTTAGAACAAAGCTTGACATTTGGTGTCTTGTCTGCTTTTATTCTGTATGCCCAGAGATTATTTGACCCATTGCGAGATTTTGCAGAGAAATTTACCGTTATTCAAGCTGGCTTTACGGCGATTGAACGAATTAACGATATTTTAGATGAACCGATAGAAATCCGCGATCTTAATAATCAACGCTTCTCAGTTTTTGATCATAGCTTCGGTTACATAGACGAAATCATTGCTGAAATGGAAGCACAAACCTTCAATTCAGCCCCAGAATTAGGAGAAATTCGCTTTGAGCATGTCTGGTTTGCTTACAAAGACGATGATTTTGTCATCAAAGACTTAGACTTTGTAATTCGTCCCGGTGAAAAAATCGCCTTAGTCGGCCCCACAGGCGCAGGTAAAAGTTCCATTATTCGCCTGTTGTGTCGCCTTTATGAACCCACCCAAGGACGAATTTTAATTGATGGAGTAGATATTCGAGAAGTTCCCCAGGCAGACTTACGCCGCTATATGGCCGTAATTTTACAAGAAGGCTTTTTATTTGCTGGCGATGTCAAAAGTAACATCACTCTCGGAGACAGATACACATTCGAGGAAATTGAATTAGCTGCACAAAATACCAACATTGCTCAGTTTATTGAAGAATTACCCCAAGGTTACAATACTCAATTGCGAGAACGCGGCACAAATCTTTCTAGCGGACAGAAACAACTATTAGCCTTCGCCCGTGCTGCTATTCGTAGCCCCCAAATTCTTGTATTAGACGAAGCAACCGCTAGTTTAGATGTGAATACAGAAGCATTAATTCAGCAGTCGCTCAATCAACTTTTAGTCAGACGTACTGCAATTATTATTGCTCACCGCCTATCTACAATCCGCAACGTAGACCGCATCTTTGTTCTCAAGCGGGGTGAATTAATTGAACAAGGTAGCCACGAAGAACTGTTAGAACAAGGAGGGATGTATGCAACCTTACACAACTTACAGATGTTAGGAATTTAA
- a CDS encoding sucrase ferredoxin produces the protein MNTFFCSDYARQVGEELIGSATNYETYILVECPPPWTTEAFNSRWVPKNLQLLVEEITRAKLPIRFLLIANDVSHKADETTLLIYQKKQGLSHGYCKYEFHLPNIELVAGVVKKWLAHSTTDYQVYTDATRDILVCTHGSHDKCCARYGNPFYFHAAHTVADLQLDNVRLWKSSHFGGHRFAPTAIDLPEGRYYGVLDQETFQAILTRTGDIHCLEKVYRGWGILPTQLQVLERELILHHGWDWFNYKVSGKILEQSLDNQTFLGEISCESPDGSLYTYQAQLIQDSHKSIKLRSACNSQKESVLVKYAIANVWLSSTKVVSFAQ, from the coding sequence ATGAATACCTTTTTTTGTTCTGACTATGCGCGACAAGTAGGTGAAGAATTAATTGGTAGTGCTACCAATTACGAAACATATATTTTAGTTGAGTGTCCACCACCTTGGACTACAGAAGCTTTTAATTCTCGTTGGGTTCCTAAAAACTTACAACTTTTGGTAGAAGAAATTACCCGTGCAAAACTACCAATTAGATTTCTGTTAATTGCTAATGATGTATCCCATAAAGCAGACGAAACAACACTGTTAATTTATCAAAAAAAGCAGGGTTTAAGTCATGGATACTGTAAGTATGAATTTCACTTACCAAATATTGAGTTAGTCGCAGGTGTTGTCAAAAAATGGTTAGCACATAGCACTACTGATTATCAAGTATATACAGACGCAACAAGAGATATTTTAGTGTGTACTCATGGTAGTCATGATAAATGCTGTGCTAGATATGGCAATCCTTTTTACTTCCACGCTGCTCATACTGTAGCTGATTTGCAATTAGATAATGTGCGCTTGTGGAAATCTAGTCATTTTGGCGGACACCGTTTTGCACCAACAGCCATCGACTTACCAGAAGGCAGATATTATGGTGTTCTTGACCAAGAAACATTCCAAGCAATATTAACCCGTACTGGCGACATTCACTGTTTGGAAAAAGTTTATCGCGGGTGGGGAATTTTACCAACTCAGTTACAGGTTTTAGAACGAGAATTAATCTTACATCATGGCTGGGATTGGTTTAATTACAAAGTCTCCGGCAAAATCCTGGAACAAAGTTTAGATAATCAGACATTTCTTGGTGAAATCAGTTGCGAAAGTCCTGATGGTTCTCTCTATACCTATCAAGCTCAACTCATTCAGGATAGTCATAAATCTATTAAACTCAGAAGTGCTTGTAATTCTCAAAAAGAGTCAGTATTAGTTAAATATGCTATAGCTAATGTCTGGCTATCCTCTACAAAGGTGGTTAGTTTTGCTCAATAA
- a CDS encoding DedA family protein — protein MHFDLPELIKSIGYFGVWAIIFAESGLLIGFFLPGDSLLFTAGFVASQHLLNIWVLIIGAFICAVLGDNIGYTTGHRFGRKLFQKEDSLFFHKKHVVKTQKFYQKHGKKTIVLARFVPIVRTFAPIVAGLGAMQYQTFMFYNLIGGFFWTVGMTLLGFFLGKTLPAEQVDKYLLPIIGMIIVISLVPSIVHLVQENRAKN, from the coding sequence ATGCACTTTGATTTACCAGAATTAATTAAATCTATCGGCTACTTTGGAGTCTGGGCAATAATTTTTGCTGAATCAGGATTACTTATTGGTTTTTTTCTTCCAGGCGATAGTTTATTATTTACAGCCGGATTTGTGGCTTCTCAGCATTTACTGAATATTTGGGTTTTAATTATTGGTGCATTTATTTGTGCAGTTTTAGGCGACAACATTGGTTACACTACGGGGCATAGATTTGGCAGAAAATTATTTCAGAAAGAAGATTCTTTATTTTTTCATAAAAAACACGTCGTTAAAACGCAGAAATTCTATCAAAAACATGGCAAAAAAACTATTGTTTTAGCTAGGTTTGTTCCGATAGTGCGGACTTTTGCCCCAATTGTTGCTGGCTTGGGTGCTATGCAGTATCAAACTTTTATGTTTTATAACCTCATCGGTGGCTTTTTTTGGACTGTGGGGATGACTTTATTAGGCTTTTTCTTAGGAAAAACTTTACCTGCTGAACAAGTAGATAAATATTTGTTGCCGATTATTGGAATGATTATTGTGATTTCTTTAGTCCCTTCGATTGTGCATCTAGTTCAAGAAAACCGAGCTAAAAACTAG
- a CDS encoding ABC transporter permease: MSRYWKLIRLFWTTSLAAEMEYRLNFVVAALTSLGNLGGSIFSLFLFYRTGYTFAGWSWEAALIVLGIFTILQGFSATFLAPNLNKIVSHVQVGTLDFVLLKPIRSQFWLSTHTLSPWGLPDLILGSLIIGYAGQRLGLGIDNYLLSAVPLLFGIVILYSLWFMLGATSIWFVKIYNATEVLRGLLEAGRYPMVAYPAAYRFFFTFVVPVTFLTTVPAEAMLGRVQFSWLIGALVLAIVLFWLSTKWWRFALRFYTSASS, translated from the coding sequence ATGAGTAGATATTGGAAATTAATCCGGCTATTTTGGACTACCTCCTTAGCGGCAGAGATGGAGTATCGACTTAACTTTGTAGTTGCTGCACTTACTAGTTTGGGTAATTTAGGCGGAAGTATTTTTAGCTTGTTTTTGTTTTATCGTACTGGCTATACTTTTGCGGGTTGGTCATGGGAAGCAGCTTTGATTGTGTTGGGAATTTTTACGATTCTACAAGGTTTTTCTGCGACATTTTTGGCTCCGAATTTAAATAAAATTGTGAGTCATGTGCAGGTAGGGACTTTAGATTTTGTACTCCTCAAACCGATTCGCAGTCAATTTTGGCTATCTACTCATACTCTTTCACCGTGGGGATTACCGGATCTAATTTTAGGTAGTTTGATTATTGGCTATGCAGGCCAGCGCCTGGGCTTGGGAATTGATAATTATCTCCTAAGTGCCGTACCTTTGTTATTTGGGATAGTAATTCTTTATAGCTTGTGGTTTATGCTGGGAGCTACTAGCATTTGGTTTGTGAAAATTTACAATGCCACGGAAGTGCTGCGGGGTTTGTTGGAGGCTGGTAGATATCCAATGGTGGCTTACCCCGCAGCTTACCGCTTTTTCTTTACCTTTGTAGTACCAGTGACTTTTTTAACCACTGTGCCAGCAGAAGCGATGCTGGGACGAGTGCAGTTTAGTTGGTTGATAGGTGCGCTGGTGTTAGCAATTGTTTTGTTTTGGCTGTCTACTAAGTGGTGGCGGTTTGCTTTGCGTTTTTATACGAGTGCTTCGAGTTAG